Genomic segment of Staphylococcus muscae:
ATTCAAGTTTACCATCATTAATATCGATTGCAACAACTTGTGCGTTGAATACTTTTTTCGCATATTGAACAGCTAAGTTTCCAAGCCCACCGGCACCGTACACAGCAATCCATTGACCGGGTGCTGCTCCTGCTTCTTTGATTGCTTTATAAGTTGTTACTCCCGCACATGTAATAGATGACGCTTGCGCTGAATCTAAACCATCCGGCACTTTCACAGCGTAGTCAGCAGTCACAACTGCATATTCACTCATGCCACCATCAACGCTATATCCTGCATTTTTCACACTACGACATAATGTTTCACGACCTGTCGTACAATATTCGCAATGTCCACAGCCTTCAAAAAACCATGCGATAGATACACGATCTCCAATTTTAAGTGATGTCACACCTTCACCAATTTCTTCAACAACACCGATACCTTCATGCCCTAAAATACGCCCTGGTACTGCACCGAAGTCACCGTGTGCAACGTGTAAGTCTGTATGACAAACACCACAACAGTCGACTTTTACAAGTGCTTCACCATGTCCGATTGTTGGCATGTCGTGTTCTACCACTTCTACCCCAGTACTATCTTGGTTTACAACAACTGCTTTCATATTCATAACCTCCGTCAATCAACTTTTATACTTACTTTTCTCTACAACTATATTGTTGAATTATTTCACAAGTTTTGTCAATATATTTATTTTGTTTTCCGACAAGTAAAATGGTATAAAATCTTGATTAAATGTCACAAAAAAAGCATCTCGATTTGAGATGCTTTAACGACGTTTTCTATATACAAAATAGTACAAAAGACCTGCTGCAATTACTGATATGATCAATCCAGTAAGCGTCCAATGATAGTTATGATCTGGTGATTCACTTTCCTCAGACGTTGTTTCCTTATCATTGCTCACTTCACGATATGTTTGTTTTTGTTCAATTTGTTGCTCTTTATCTTCATGCTGACTAGAAGCTGTTGCTTTCTTTGATGCACGCTTTAAATCAGGCATTGTACCAAATTCTTCTGTGATAAGACCGAGCACTTGTTTATCGAGATTTTTATAGTAATCTTTCGTTGCAAGCGGACGGAATGATTGGTAGCGAAAATAATCCGAATCTTGTTGTAATTGATTTAAAAATTGATTGTTTTTGAAATTATCTTTTTGCGCCAGTGCCCGGATTGCTGAAGGATTTTCCTTTCCATCAGCTGTAAATTGTTGGTAACGCTCCATAGCAAGCGGATTATATTTAAAGCTACTATTCAATCCTGATACTGCATGCGGTGCCATGTTTGAATGCATCGCATGACTTTGCTGCCAATCTGAGTGGTGAGTCATTGCGTGTGATTCGTTATTCTGACTTTGTTCGTTCGTTGGGTTATTTATCGTACTTTGCTCATCTTCATGATTCTCGGACTGTTTCGGTGGTTCAGGTGATGACTCAGAAGGCGGATCAACTTGTTCTGTTGTACTACCATCTGGTTTTGATTCTATATCAGGTGGTGGTGATTCTGTTTGATCTTGATGATTTTCTTCTTCTGTTGTAAGTGCTTCCGATTCATCATCAGAAGGTTCAACCGATTCTCCCGTATCAATCTTTGGTGAATCTGGCTCTGTTTGTGATTCATTTTGTTGGGCATCATCTGTTTGATGTAACTCATGTTCTGTCACTTCATCTGATTGTGTCTCAGCATTTGTGTGTGATGCCCCTACCATGATGATAGATGCAATGCTTGCAACCATATATTTCTTTAAAAAGTGTTGGGACATCTTTAACAATCCTTTCAAAGTTAGTTAAGAGTAGATGCTCTATCTATTTCTCAATTATTATGTTTCAGTCAGAATTATTTTATCTTTGTAAACAGTTCGATGATTATCTTTAAAAATTCTGTTAATTGCCTATCACATTATAATTGTTTTTTAATACAATTACTAGTTGTTCTTATTGAAATAACATAGATATCACTTTACTTTGATAATTGTCCGATTATTTAGTAAACTCTCTGTATACGTTCTCGATAGGAGTGTTTTGATGAAAGTACAACTATTACAATTGGAGATTACTCCAGGTGATGTAACCGTAAATGAACAAAAAATATCAGATTTCTTTTCAACTGTCATTGATTCAGATACCGACGTCGTTGTCCTACCCGAAATGTGGAATAACGGATATGCGTTGGCAGAACTCGAACAAAAAGCAGACCAACATCTGACACGGACACAGCCCTTTTTACAACAATTAGCGACACAATATGATGTTGACATCGTAGCAGGGTCCGTTTCCAACCATGATGTCGGCGGATTGTATAATACAGCGCTCACAGTGAGTCGTTCCGGGACAGTACTATACAGTTACAACAAAGTCCATTTAGTTCCAATGTTAGATGAGCCAAATTATTTAACCGCTGGCAATGACGTCCCTTATACGTTTAACTTATCAGATGGTACACCTGTTTCACAAATCATTTGTTATGACTTGCGTTTTCCGGAGTTGTCGCGCTTCCCCGCTGCAAAAGGTGCAAAAGTTATTTTTTATGTTGCACAGTGGCCAATAGTACGATTGAACCATTGGCGTCAACTACTGCAAGCACGTGCTATTGAAAATGATATGTACGTCGTTGCTGTCAATAGCTGTGGTTCGGATGGTCAAACAACTTATGCTGGACATTCAATGGTGATTGATCCAAACGGACTCATCATTACTGAAACACAGGAAGATGAAACGGTATGTACAGCCACACTCGATATGTCAATAGTTGATGCACAACGTCAAGCGATTCCCGTTTTTGACAATATGAGACCTGACGTCTATCGCTATGCTACAAGGTAAATAAAAGCAGACAAGCTTGGGAGAGACTTGTCTGCTTTCTATCGTACTAAGGGAATGTAATGAATTTCAAAGATTACCATGCCTTCATTTGTATGGTTGGGAAGTTTGAACATATGAAAACGATGTTACTAAGGATTCATCCATTAAAATATAAAAATTGGGGTTTTATATTTTAATGATGCGTACTTGTTTTGATAATCTTCATTAAGTTTGGCTTACTTCGTAAATTTTTGTACAGTGTCAGCAATAAGTTTTACAAATTCAACGATTGTACCTACGATATCTGCTACCATTATTGCCACCTCCTAGTTACAATTTTTTAAACGAAATGCTCTTTCTAACCTCTATGTGTACACTGAGCGAAGAATACAACATAAGGGTGAATCAGCTTTAGCCATTTTCACACAAAACAATTATGTATTGATTTAATGACTAAAGTGATGTTGGTTATATTACATCATGATTTTCGACCGTTGTGTTAAATATTGCGTAAATGGTGGTTTTGCGTGCTTAACTGTCTCATTTATATGTTAAAATGAATGTATCAAATCACATTTTGACAGTTAGGCATTGAAACGCAACAGTTAGGCAAAAAATGACTTTCGTGAAACATTATCATCTATAATATGGAGCGAGGAGGAAAACCTTTGCAAATCATTGATAACGGTATTGAGACACTGGCTCGAAAAATACAACAACATCAAAATTCAGACCATATCGACTTTTTAAAAGTAC
This window contains:
- the adhP gene encoding alcohol dehydrogenase AdhP, producing MKAVVVNQDSTGVEVVEHDMPTIGHGEALVKVDCCGVCHTDLHVAHGDFGAVPGRILGHEGIGVVEEIGEGVTSLKIGDRVSIAWFFEGCGHCEYCTTGRETLCRSVKNAGYSVDGGMSEYAVVTADYAVKVPDGLDSAQASSITCAGVTTYKAIKEAGAAPGQWIAVYGAGGLGNLAVQYAKKVFNAQVVAIDINDGKLELAKEVGADIIINGKNVEDVGAYIQEKTGGCHGVVVTAVSKVAFNQAIDSVRAGGTVVAVGLPSEYMELSIVKTVLDGIRVVGSLVGTRKDLEEAFAFGAQGLVVPVVEKVSVDEAPKVFEEMEKGTIQGRKVLDFSK
- a CDS encoding SdrH family protein, producing the protein MSQHFLKKYMVASIASIIMVGASHTNAETQSDEVTEHELHQTDDAQQNESQTEPDSPKIDTGESVEPSDDESEALTTEEENHQDQTESPPPDIESKPDGSTTEQVDPPSESSPEPPKQSENHEDEQSTINNPTNEQSQNNESHAMTHHSDWQQSHAMHSNMAPHAVSGLNSSFKYNPLAMERYQQFTADGKENPSAIRALAQKDNFKNNQFLNQLQQDSDYFRYQSFRPLATKDYYKNLDKQVLGLITEEFGTMPDLKRASKKATASSQHEDKEQQIEQKQTYREVSNDKETTSEESESPDHNYHWTLTGLIISVIAAGLLYYFVYRKRR
- a CDS encoding carbon-nitrogen family hydrolase gives rise to the protein MKVQLLQLEITPGDVTVNEQKISDFFSTVIDSDTDVVVLPEMWNNGYALAELEQKADQHLTRTQPFLQQLATQYDVDIVAGSVSNHDVGGLYNTALTVSRSGTVLYSYNKVHLVPMLDEPNYLTAGNDVPYTFNLSDGTPVSQIICYDLRFPELSRFPAAKGAKVIFYVAQWPIVRLNHWRQLLQARAIENDMYVVAVNSCGSDGQTTYAGHSMVIDPNGLIITETQEDETVCTATLDMSIVDAQRQAIPVFDNMRPDVYRYATR
- a CDS encoding delta-lysin family phenol-soluble modulin (Members of this family are produced with retention of the N-formyl-methionine at the N-terminus.), yielding MVADIVGTIVEFVKLIADTVQKFTK